One segment of Pseudanabaena sp. FACHB-2040 DNA contains the following:
- a CDS encoding RNA-binding protein, whose product MSIYVGNLSFEATEADLSEVFAEYGTVKRVQLPVDRETGRFRGFAFVEMETEEEETAAIEALDGAEWMGRDMKVNKAKPREPRGSSEGGWGNRKGGGGGGGGARRY is encoded by the coding sequence ATGTCTATCTATGTTGGCAATCTTTCCTTTGAAGCAACGGAAGCAGACCTCAGTGAAGTTTTTGCAGAGTATGGCACGGTCAAGCGAGTACAGCTGCCAGTAGATCGGGAAACGGGGCGCTTTCGTGGCTTTGCCTTTGTTGAGATGGAAACCGAGGAAGAAGAAACTGCCGCCATCGAAGCTTTAGATGGAGCCGAGTGGATGGGCCGTGACATGAAGGTCAATAAAGCCAAACCTCGTGAACCCAGAGGGTCTTCTGAAGGCGGTTGGGGCAATCGGAAAGGCGGCGGCGGTGGTGGCGGTGGTGCTCGACGCTACTAA
- the nrtS gene encoding nitrate/nitrite transporter NrtS: protein MKGYLLALVDPEFRLGAIKVALVVGSLLFTINHGPALMQQDMTISRWLAGTFTYVVPYCVNVHGQYASRLRRKHCPISIEAPSEELPLGSGRQNR from the coding sequence ATGAAGGGATATTTGCTAGCTCTGGTTGACCCTGAGTTTCGCTTGGGGGCTATAAAAGTAGCTCTGGTTGTCGGCAGCCTGCTGTTTACGATCAATCATGGTCCTGCCTTGATGCAGCAAGATATGACGATTAGCCGTTGGCTGGCAGGCACGTTCACCTATGTTGTTCCCTACTGTGTCAATGTGCATGGGCAGTACGCCAGTCGTCTCCGCCGGAAACATTGCCCGATCTCTATAGAGGCTCCTTCGGAGGAGCTGCCTCTCGGGTCGGGGCGTCAGAATCGGTAG
- a CDS encoding acyltransferase family protein: MPPPETFSDSAAFLVSQYLKAAATPNNTLTGWSLEDRDPHVIEKLLPFFGGVYRHYFRVKTDGWEHIPAEGKVLLIGSHNGGWAAPDTVMMAYDWFRHFGTERPIYAQMESRMWRVWPALARLATQVGALRAHPQTALAALRQNASLLIYPGGLKDVFRPHALRHKIHFGGHQGFIKLALQEAVPIVPLISYGAHSTLFILADVYPVLQRLHHRGIPWPWGIDPGTWPIYLGLPWGLALGPLPNIPLPVQLHTRICRPIFFDRYGDAAAHDKAYVDECYHRVTRLMQLELDRLVEEEKGQQNDD, translated from the coding sequence ATGCCGCCTCCAGAGACTTTTTCAGACTCTGCTGCTTTTCTGGTATCGCAGTACCTCAAAGCCGCTGCTACCCCAAACAATACGTTGACCGGCTGGTCTCTAGAGGATCGAGACCCCCACGTGATCGAAAAACTGCTGCCCTTTTTTGGGGGCGTATATCGCCATTACTTCCGAGTCAAGACCGATGGCTGGGAACACATTCCGGCCGAGGGCAAAGTCCTTCTTATTGGTTCGCACAACGGCGGATGGGCTGCGCCCGATACTGTCATGATGGCCTACGACTGGTTTAGACACTTTGGGACAGAGCGGCCCATCTATGCCCAAATGGAATCTAGAATGTGGCGGGTTTGGCCTGCTTTGGCCCGTCTGGCTACCCAAGTGGGGGCCCTGCGAGCGCACCCTCAAACAGCCCTAGCAGCCCTACGGCAAAATGCTAGCCTGCTTATTTACCCCGGCGGCTTGAAGGATGTGTTTCGACCCCACGCGCTGCGACACAAGATTCATTTTGGGGGGCATCAGGGCTTCATCAAGCTGGCCCTGCAAGAAGCCGTACCGATAGTGCCGCTAATCTCCTACGGGGCCCACTCCACCCTGTTTATTCTGGCCGATGTCTATCCCGTTCTTCAGCGGCTGCACCATCGGGGTATACCCTGGCCTTGGGGCATCGATCCGGGCACCTGGCCAATCTACTTGGGCTTGCCTTGGGGTTTGGCGCTAGGCCCTTTGCCCAACATTCCTCTGCCAGTGCAGCTACATACCCGCATCTGCCGCCCCATCTTTTTCGATCGCTATGGCGATGCAGCTGCCCACGACAAAGCCTATGTTGATGAGTGCTACCACCGAGTAACCCGGCTCATGCAGCTGGAGCTAGATCGCCTGGTTGAAGAAGAAAAAGGGCAGCAAAATGATGATTAA
- the murD gene encoding UDP-N-acetylmuramoyl-L-alanine--D-glutamate ligase, with the protein MNNAHVIGLGKSGIAAARVLHQEGWQVVLSDRNSAPLQVTDIEALQAEGITVELGHSFVPDDTLNLLVVSPGVPWDAPALNQARDLGIEVIGETELAWRTLEDRCWVGVTGTNGKTTTTALIAAIFQAAGYDAPACGNIGYATCELALRQQVPDWIVAELSSYQIEASPTLAPRIGVWTTFTPDHLQRHQTLENYFQIKAALLHRSEYAIFNGDDLYLREHVPRIFGDVYWTSVGGRSAIAPLQPTTYIEDGWVKFDTLPIVRADALKMVGSHNLQNLLMAVTAACLAEINEAAIAQGVANFPGVPHRLEHICTWQGINFVNDSKATNYDAAEVGLRSVAAPVILIAGGEAKAGDDTAWMRAIQRQAAQVLLIGSAAPAFAQRLEQEGFGDYEIVETMERAVERSAELALQDRVKTVLLSPACASFDQYPNFEVRGDHFRQLCLERFQSG; encoded by the coding sequence ATGAATAACGCCCATGTGATTGGCCTTGGCAAATCTGGCATTGCAGCGGCCCGGGTGCTGCACCAGGAAGGTTGGCAGGTGGTATTGAGCGATCGCAACTCCGCCCCCTTGCAGGTAACGGACATTGAAGCTCTACAGGCAGAGGGGATCACCGTCGAGTTAGGCCACAGCTTTGTCCCCGACGACACGCTCAACCTGCTGGTCGTTAGCCCTGGTGTGCCTTGGGATGCCCCAGCCCTAAATCAGGCGCGCGATCTTGGTATTGAGGTGATTGGCGAAACTGAACTGGCTTGGCGCACCCTGGAAGACCGCTGCTGGGTGGGTGTCACCGGCACTAACGGCAAAACCACCACCACCGCCCTGATTGCTGCCATCTTTCAGGCGGCTGGGTATGATGCTCCCGCTTGCGGCAATATCGGCTACGCTACCTGCGAATTGGCCCTGCGGCAGCAGGTGCCCGACTGGATTGTGGCAGAACTCAGCAGCTACCAAATCGAGGCTTCGCCCACCCTAGCTCCCCGCATTGGCGTGTGGACCACCTTTACTCCCGACCACCTGCAGCGCCACCAGACCCTAGAAAACTACTTTCAGATCAAGGCAGCGCTCCTGCACCGCTCGGAATACGCCATCTTTAACGGCGACGACCTCTACCTGCGAGAGCACGTGCCCCGCATTTTTGGCGACGTGTACTGGACCAGCGTGGGGGGCCGAAGTGCGATTGCACCGCTCCAGCCCACTACCTATATCGAAGATGGCTGGGTCAAGTTCGATACGCTGCCCATCGTCCGGGCTGATGCTCTAAAGATGGTTGGGTCGCACAACCTGCAAAATCTTTTAATGGCCGTGACGGCCGCCTGCCTAGCCGAGATTAATGAAGCAGCTATTGCTCAGGGCGTAGCCAATTTCCCTGGCGTGCCCCATCGCCTAGAGCACATCTGCACCTGGCAAGGCATCAACTTTGTCAACGACAGCAAAGCAACTAACTACGATGCTGCCGAGGTGGGGCTTCGCTCCGTTGCTGCTCCGGTCATTCTTATTGCTGGTGGTGAAGCCAAGGCGGGCGACGACACTGCCTGGATGCGGGCTATCCAGCGGCAGGCGGCCCAAGTTCTGCTGATTGGATCGGCGGCTCCCGCCTTTGCCCAGCGGCTAGAGCAGGAAGGTTTTGGAGACTACGAAATTGTAGAAACCATGGAGCGGGCGGTTGAGCGGAGTGCGGAACTGGCTCTGCAAGATCGGGTCAAAACAGTGTTGCTCTCCCCAGCCTGCGCCAGCTTTGATCAGTACCCCAACTTTGAAGTGCGGGGCGACCACTTCCGCCAACTCTGCCTAGAGAGGTTTCAATCAGGTTAG
- the glyS gene encoding glycine--tRNA ligase subunit beta has product MATFLLEVGTEELPASFVSEALRQWEARIAPDLKENFLEPAAIQLYGTPRRLALLVEGLPDRQPDRQEEVKGPPAQAAFKDGKPTKAAEGFARSRGVEVSALEVRQTDKGDFVFVNQAIHGRPTAEILTELVPQWIFGLEGKRFMRWGDGDLRFPRPIRWLVTLLDDAVLPLTLENGSEICTSDRISAGHRVLHPAEISLTHAQEYVDTLRNAFVEVDSALRKQRIQEQTEAAARSAQGVAVISPDLLNEVTNLVEWPTAVVGRFDPEFLELPPEVAMMEMESHQRYFPVRPAADANTLLPCFVTISNGDPAKADLIAEGNGRVIRARLSDGKFFFDADRSQPLEAFVDKLETVTFEERLGSVRAKVRRIGAIAAHVADQLQLAQSDQEAVQRAALLCKADLVTQMVGEFPELQGVMGQKYALHAGEPEAVANAIFEHYLPRGAEDDLPQSLIGQIVGIADRIDTLVSIFSLGMLPTGSSDPFALRRAANAILNVTWAANLPLNLHQLLKTVVQDFVADPAIQIADAATLENQLSDFFLARVRSLLQDDRQIDYDLVNAVLGDNDPDYAERALIDLLDVRDRAQFLQSIRQDGTLDQVYETVNRASRLAAQGSLDTQSLDAATVIDPQAFQQPSEAAFFEALQDLLPQTQAAQAQRDYRKLITGLAAAAPVVSRFFDGPDSVLVMAEEATVRRNRLNLLSLLRNHARVLADFGAIVKG; this is encoded by the coding sequence ATGGCAACGTTTTTGCTGGAAGTCGGCACGGAAGAGCTGCCCGCCAGTTTTGTGAGTGAGGCGCTACGGCAGTGGGAGGCGCGCATCGCCCCCGATCTCAAGGAAAACTTTCTAGAGCCTGCCGCAATTCAGCTCTACGGTACCCCCCGGCGGCTAGCTCTGCTAGTTGAGGGGTTGCCTGATCGCCAGCCCGACCGGCAGGAAGAGGTCAAAGGCCCCCCGGCCCAGGCTGCCTTTAAAGACGGCAAACCTACCAAGGCTGCCGAGGGCTTTGCCCGGTCGCGAGGTGTAGAGGTTAGCGCCCTAGAGGTGCGGCAGACAGATAAGGGCGATTTTGTCTTTGTTAACCAGGCGATCCACGGTCGGCCTACGGCAGAGATTTTGACCGAGCTGGTGCCGCAGTGGATTTTTGGCCTGGAGGGCAAGCGGTTTATGCGCTGGGGCGATGGTGACCTGCGCTTTCCCAGGCCGATCCGATGGCTGGTGACGCTGCTCGATGATGCCGTGCTGCCCCTGACGCTAGAAAATGGCTCGGAGATCTGCACGAGCGATCGCATCTCCGCCGGACACCGGGTGCTTCATCCCGCCGAAATTTCTCTGACCCATGCCCAGGAGTACGTCGATACGCTGCGAAATGCCTTTGTCGAGGTAGATTCGGCCCTTCGCAAACAGCGCATTCAGGAACAGACCGAGGCAGCGGCCCGTTCAGCCCAGGGTGTTGCTGTGATATCGCCCGATCTATTAAATGAAGTGACGAACTTGGTGGAGTGGCCTACCGCTGTCGTCGGGCGGTTCGATCCCGAGTTTTTGGAGCTGCCCCCAGAAGTGGCCATGATGGAAATGGAGAGCCACCAGCGCTATTTCCCAGTGCGGCCAGCGGCGGATGCCAACACCCTGCTGCCCTGCTTTGTCACCATTTCTAACGGCGATCCGGCCAAGGCTGACCTGATTGCCGAGGGCAACGGACGGGTGATCCGGGCGCGGCTCTCAGACGGCAAGTTTTTCTTTGATGCCGACAGATCCCAGCCGCTTGAGGCCTTTGTTGACAAGCTCGAAACCGTCACCTTTGAAGAACGGCTCGGATCTGTGCGGGCCAAAGTGCGGCGGATTGGTGCGATCGCAGCCCACGTTGCCGATCAGCTCCAGCTTGCTCAGAGCGATCAGGAGGCAGTCCAGCGGGCGGCGCTGCTGTGCAAGGCTGATCTAGTGACTCAGATGGTGGGTGAGTTTCCTGAACTTCAGGGGGTAATGGGCCAGAAATACGCCCTGCATGCGGGAGAGCCAGAAGCGGTGGCCAACGCCATTTTTGAGCACTACCTGCCACGCGGCGCTGAAGACGATCTGCCGCAGTCGCTGATCGGGCAGATCGTGGGCATTGCCGATCGCATTGATACCTTGGTCAGTATCTTTAGCTTGGGCATGCTGCCCACCGGCTCGTCTGATCCCTTTGCCCTGCGACGAGCGGCCAATGCCATTCTCAACGTTACCTGGGCAGCAAACTTGCCCCTCAACCTGCACCAGCTGCTCAAGACCGTAGTGCAAGACTTTGTCGCCGATCCGGCAATTCAAATTGCCGATGCTGCTACCCTAGAAAATCAGCTCAGCGATTTCTTCCTGGCGCGGGTGCGATCGCTACTGCAGGACGATCGCCAGATTGACTACGACCTGGTCAACGCAGTGCTGGGCGACAACGATCCCGACTATGCTGAGCGGGCTTTGATTGACCTGCTAGACGTGCGCGATCGGGCGCAGTTCCTCCAGAGCATTCGGCAAGACGGTACCCTCGATCAGGTGTATGAAACGGTCAATCGAGCCTCTCGGCTGGCTGCCCAGGGCAGTCTCGACACCCAGAGCCTTGATGCTGCTACCGTAATCGATCCCCAGGCATTTCAGCAGCCCTCGGAGGCAGCCTTTTTCGAGGCCCTGCAAGATCTGCTGCCCCAAACCCAGGCGGCTCAAGCCCAGCGAGACTACCGCAAGCTGATCACCGGGCTGGCTGCTGCCGCCCCAGTCGTCAGCCGTTTCTTTGACGGGCCTGACAGCGTTTTGGTGATGGCTGAAGAGGCCACTGTCCGGCGCAACCGCCTCAATCTGCTGAGCCTGCTGCGAAATCATGCGCGGGTGCTGGCAGACTTTGGGGCAATCGTCAAAGGATAG
- the fabG gene encoding 3-oxoacyl-ACP reductase FabG, whose protein sequence is MQGQQVLITGGTGGLGTAVTRAVLEQGAAVTLPYRQARDMERLLAVLPPAEAERVTFKQADLTDEAAVADLIGEMAQLDALIHLVGGFSMGPTAEYSYADWQGAFELNLHTTFLLCKHSLKKMQARNYGRIVTVGSRGAVEPVGQLAAYCASKAGVVALTKAIADEMKGTNITANIVLPSVIDTPTNRRAMGEENASQWVTPASLAQVICFLASAAAKDIRGAAIPVYGNV, encoded by the coding sequence ATGCAAGGTCAGCAAGTGCTTATCACAGGCGGTACTGGAGGGCTAGGGACGGCAGTTACCCGTGCGGTTTTAGAGCAGGGTGCCGCCGTTACGCTGCCGTACCGCCAAGCCCGAGACATGGAAAGGCTGCTGGCCGTCTTACCCCCAGCAGAGGCTGAGCGAGTTACCTTTAAACAGGCCGATTTGACCGATGAAGCCGCTGTCGCTGACCTGATTGGCGAAATGGCGCAGCTAGATGCGTTGATTCATCTAGTAGGCGGTTTTTCGATGGGGCCAACGGCTGAGTACAGCTATGCCGATTGGCAGGGAGCCTTTGAGCTAAACCTGCACACGACGTTTCTCCTCTGTAAACACAGCCTGAAGAAAATGCAGGCCCGCAACTACGGTCGGATCGTCACGGTTGGATCGCGAGGAGCAGTTGAACCCGTCGGTCAGCTAGCGGCCTACTGCGCCTCCAAAGCGGGGGTAGTGGCGCTCACCAAAGCAATTGCCGATGAGATGAAAGGCACCAACATCACAGCCAACATAGTGCTGCCTAGCGTGATTGATACCCCCACCAACCGCAGAGCCATGGGGGAAGAAAACGCTAGCCAGTGGGTCACCCCGGCCTCTCTGGCCCAGGTCATTTGCTTTTTGGCCTCGGCAGCGGCAAAAGATATTCGGGGGGCAGCAATTCCAGTTTATGGCAATGTCTGA
- a CDS encoding type II CAAX endopeptidase family protein encodes MSENPFVRIKARVVVLGFFAIAGSLALLFGILGTLNVLPLQPNDPILAPVLYILIFSGLCLSVLLWSRRPPLSLEYLLGRWPAHFSWQAMGLLVLGMFFFSLGAFQLSYLLLSLVAPGIVEATLQQTLLLSAEETSTPGLYNLLMLFSAIVVAPITEEFLFRGILLHRWGLKWGIRPAIVLTSIFFGVLHSNLIGLFVFGVIMSLLYLHTRSLLVPIAAHALNNAIATGLEFLTAQANPETSVNTLAEFRASWWLGVLCLAVSAPWLVRYIRRQWPQPQEELPYFMNQSEKELGH; translated from the coding sequence ATGTCTGAAAATCCTTTTGTACGGATAAAGGCGCGAGTTGTCGTGCTGGGCTTTTTTGCGATCGCAGGCTCCCTGGCCCTGCTCTTTGGCATATTGGGCACCCTCAACGTCCTGCCGCTGCAGCCCAACGACCCGATCTTGGCCCCGGTCCTCTACATCTTGATCTTTAGCGGGCTTTGCCTATCGGTCTTGCTCTGGTCACGCCGACCGCCTTTGTCCCTGGAATACCTGCTCGGTCGCTGGCCTGCCCATTTCTCTTGGCAGGCCATGGGGCTGCTAGTGCTGGGGATGTTTTTTTTCTCTTTAGGAGCCTTTCAGCTTTCCTACCTGCTGCTCTCGTTAGTCGCACCGGGCATTGTCGAAGCCACCCTGCAGCAAACCCTGCTGCTCTCAGCCGAAGAAACCTCAACCCCAGGACTCTACAACCTGCTGATGCTGTTCTCGGCCATCGTGGTGGCTCCGATTACCGAAGAGTTTTTATTTCGCGGCATTCTGCTGCACCGCTGGGGGCTCAAGTGGGGAATTCGTCCGGCCATTGTGCTGACCTCCATCTTTTTTGGGGTACTGCACTCCAACCTGATCGGGCTGTTTGTCTTTGGGGTGATCATGTCACTGCTCTACCTGCATACCCGCTCCCTGCTAGTGCCCATCGCAGCCCATGCCTTGAATAATGCGATCGCAACCGGCCTAGAATTCCTGACCGCCCAAGCCAACCCCGAGACCAGCGTCAATACCCTGGCAGAATTTCGCGCCAGCTGGTGGCTAGGCGTCCTCTGCTTAGCCGTCTCAGCCCCCTGGCTAGTGCGCTATATCCGCCGCCAGTGGCCCCAGCCGCAGGAAGAATTGCCCTATTTCATGAATCAGAGTGAGAAAGAGTTAGGGCACTAA